From Paraburkholderia sabiae, a single genomic window includes:
- a CDS encoding peroxiredoxin, giving the protein MKQKIVPFALAAVLCAGLSLHALTASATLKRGDSAPDFTTQASLGGKTYTYALADALKKGPVVLYFYPAAFTKGCTIEAHEFAEAVDEYKKYGATVIGVSHDNIDTLTKFSVSECRSKFPVAADPDSKVINAYDAGLPMHASMANRVSYVITPDGKIIYEYTSLSPDKHVENTLQALKEWAATHK; this is encoded by the coding sequence ATGAAGCAAAAGATTGTGCCGTTCGCGCTGGCGGCTGTGCTGTGCGCGGGTTTGTCGCTGCATGCGCTGACGGCTTCCGCGACGCTCAAGCGGGGCGACAGTGCGCCTGACTTCACGACACAGGCATCGCTGGGCGGCAAGACGTACACATACGCGCTCGCCGATGCATTGAAGAAGGGCCCTGTCGTTCTGTACTTCTATCCGGCCGCCTTCACGAAGGGCTGCACGATCGAAGCGCACGAATTCGCGGAAGCCGTCGATGAGTACAAGAAGTACGGCGCGACTGTGATCGGCGTGTCGCACGACAACATCGATACGCTGACGAAGTTCTCCGTCAGCGAATGCCGCAGCAAATTCCCGGTTGCCGCCGATCCCGACTCGAAGGTCATCAACGCGTACGACGCGGGGCTGCCGATGCATGCATCGATGGCGAACCGCGTGTCCTACGTGATTACGCCTGACGGCAAGATCATTTACGAATACACCAGTCTGTCGCCCGACAAGCACGTCGAAAACACGCTGCAGGCGCTGAAGGAGTGGGCGGCTACGCATAAGTAG
- a CDS encoding EAL and HDOD domain-containing protein, translated as MPDPYQDTDEAGRPQTFAQAGEEDEAISSAQFVYVGRQPILDRDGALHAYELLFRASAENYAQVSDDAQATAQVVVRTIGSIGVPSVLGTHRGFVNIGRDLLFDDIVHLMEPERFVLEILETVEFDERLIARIAELRRAGFRVALDDVCELSPNLYAALPYADIVKVDFLETDRAQLASLTQALARHGKTLIAEKVETREDFALARELGFDLFQGYFFARPQVLSSRRTRSSRTSLLRLLALLARDAGIVELEAELKRNPNVVMQLLRLVNSSAFGLGRNIASLREAIIATGTRQIARWAQLLLYAGGGELPWRSDPLVQLAGTRARFMELAARWIQPNDEAFADAAFLTGVFSLVHVLVDSTPDATLDPLDLSPLIRDAIVERAGPMGALLSIAEAAGEAQDAAAIASAQSLEEFGALTPIVLAELNLSAAAWFGAHLGD; from the coding sequence ATGCCTGATCCGTATCAAGACACCGACGAAGCCGGCCGCCCCCAAACGTTTGCGCAAGCAGGCGAAGAGGACGAAGCGATCTCCTCGGCGCAGTTCGTCTATGTCGGGCGTCAGCCGATCCTCGACCGCGATGGCGCGTTGCATGCTTACGAACTGCTGTTTCGCGCCAGCGCGGAGAATTACGCGCAAGTGTCCGACGACGCACAGGCCACCGCGCAGGTGGTGGTGCGCACGATCGGCAGCATCGGCGTGCCGTCCGTGCTTGGCACACATCGCGGCTTCGTGAACATCGGCCGCGATCTGCTGTTCGACGACATCGTGCATCTGATGGAACCCGAGCGCTTCGTGCTCGAAATCCTCGAGACGGTCGAGTTCGACGAGCGCCTTATTGCCCGCATCGCCGAATTGCGTCGCGCGGGCTTTCGCGTCGCGCTCGACGATGTGTGCGAACTGTCGCCGAATCTGTATGCCGCGCTGCCGTATGCGGATATCGTCAAGGTCGACTTCCTCGAAACCGACCGCGCTCAGCTGGCGAGTCTCACGCAGGCGCTCGCCAGGCACGGCAAGACGCTGATCGCCGAAAAGGTCGAGACGCGCGAAGACTTCGCGTTGGCTCGCGAGCTGGGCTTCGATCTGTTTCAGGGTTACTTCTTTGCGCGGCCTCAAGTGCTGTCGTCGCGCCGCACGCGTTCGTCGCGCACGTCGCTGCTGCGGCTGCTGGCGCTGCTTGCGCGCGATGCGGGCATCGTCGAACTCGAAGCCGAGCTGAAGCGCAATCCGAATGTCGTGATGCAGCTGTTGCGCCTCGTCAATTCGAGCGCGTTCGGTCTGGGGCGCAATATCGCGTCGCTGCGCGAGGCGATCATCGCGACGGGCACGCGACAGATCGCGCGCTGGGCGCAGTTGCTGCTGTACGCGGGCGGCGGCGAGTTGCCGTGGCGCTCGGATCCCCTCGTGCAGCTGGCGGGCACGCGCGCCCGCTTCATGGAACTGGCCGCGCGCTGGATTCAACCGAACGACGAGGCATTCGCCGACGCCGCGTTCCTGACGGGCGTGTTCTCGCTCGTGCACGTGCTCGTCGATTCGACGCCGGACGCGACGCTCGATCCGCTCGATCTTTCGCCGCTGATTCGCGATGCGATCGTCGAGCGGGCAGGGCCGATGGGCGCGCTGCTGAGCATCGCGGAAGCAGCGGGCGAGGCACAGGATGCCGCGGCGATTGCGAGTGCGCAGTCGCTGGAAGAGTTCGGGGCGCTCACGCCGATCGTGCTTGCCGAGCTGAATCTGTCGGCGGCTGCGTGGTTCGGCGCGCATCTCGGGGATTGA
- a CDS encoding putative bifunctional diguanylate cyclase/phosphodiesterase: protein MEATRITPARRGLLRTAIDRFRAVRQPARATVAPGTPGIAHGLEQAAGAVDFLAHVARNLTFLYVSEASLRFIGYHREYLETVTLHELVAPNDVARLDAALRRADESGAVEKVTLDLIKSLTYPVPVELRIARNCHDGIEGYSIAGFDVSSWRATEASLKHQLHHDNLTGLANVPALVEEMRNAQQKADTTGKSAALLLLDIDDYQRVNRALGYDAGDEMLRDTARRLSNMTTQGEVIARISSDEFAILLPPVHGRADTALAAEALARRLLTAIQQPYTFNRQPVHLSASVGIALYPDTQHAGESSDGASRDSQLLRWADHALSRAKNAGGNTLAFYVPDDSPADAERLKLESDLYDGVRNGEFSLHFQPITSSQTRGVVGVEALIRWQHPVHGLVPPSMFIPLAESVGLINYLGNWVLKAACMQLIRWDTQGIRLQYVAVNVSPQQFRDPRFKESVREAIALTGIDPHRLVFEITESLLMHDPLHATTLLEELTGLGIRFAVDDFGTGYSSLAYLQRFPLAKLKIDRSFVENLLTSRNDQAIVSAVVGLAQTLDLELVAEGVETEEQRDLLTEMGCDHIQGWLVCKALPSEELAQRFESRALHVHGEA from the coding sequence ATGGAAGCGACCAGGATCACCCCAGCCCGCCGGGGCTTGCTGCGCACGGCGATCGACCGATTCCGCGCGGTCCGCCAGCCCGCCCGCGCGACGGTTGCGCCAGGCACACCAGGCATTGCGCATGGGCTCGAACAGGCCGCAGGCGCCGTCGACTTCCTCGCGCACGTGGCGCGCAATCTCACCTTCCTCTATGTTTCCGAGGCGAGCCTGCGCTTCATCGGCTATCACCGCGAGTATCTGGAAACGGTCACGCTGCACGAACTCGTCGCGCCCAACGACGTCGCGCGGCTCGATGCCGCACTGCGCCGCGCCGACGAAAGCGGCGCCGTCGAAAAAGTCACGCTGGACCTGATCAAGTCGCTGACCTATCCCGTGCCCGTCGAGCTGCGCATCGCGCGCAACTGCCACGACGGCATCGAAGGCTATTCGATTGCGGGCTTCGACGTGTCGAGCTGGCGCGCCACGGAAGCGAGCCTCAAGCATCAGCTGCATCACGACAATCTGACGGGCCTCGCAAACGTGCCCGCTCTCGTCGAAGAAATGCGCAACGCACAGCAGAAAGCGGATACGACGGGCAAGTCGGCCGCCCTGCTGCTGCTCGATATCGACGACTATCAGCGCGTGAACCGCGCGCTCGGCTACGACGCCGGCGACGAGATGCTGCGCGACACCGCGCGCCGCCTGTCGAACATGACGACGCAAGGCGAAGTGATCGCGCGTATTTCGAGCGACGAATTCGCGATCCTGCTGCCTCCCGTTCACGGGCGCGCCGATACCGCGCTGGCGGCCGAAGCGCTCGCGCGTCGTCTGCTGACGGCCATCCAGCAGCCATATACGTTCAACCGGCAGCCCGTGCATCTGTCGGCGAGCGTCGGCATTGCGCTGTATCCCGACACGCAGCACGCGGGCGAGTCGTCCGATGGCGCGTCGCGCGACAGTCAGCTGCTGCGCTGGGCCGACCATGCGCTGTCGCGCGCGAAAAACGCGGGCGGCAACACGCTCGCGTTCTACGTGCCCGACGACAGCCCCGCCGACGCCGAACGCCTGAAGCTCGAATCGGACCTCTACGACGGCGTGCGCAACGGCGAGTTCTCGCTGCACTTCCAGCCGATCACGAGCAGCCAGACGCGCGGCGTGGTGGGCGTCGAGGCGCTGATCCGCTGGCAGCATCCCGTGCACGGACTCGTGCCGCCGTCGATGTTCATTCCGCTCGCCGAATCCGTCGGTCTCATCAACTATCTGGGCAACTGGGTGCTGAAGGCCGCGTGCATGCAGCTGATCCGTTGGGACACCCAGGGCATCCGGCTGCAATACGTCGCCGTCAACGTGTCGCCGCAGCAGTTCCGCGATCCGCGCTTCAAGGAAAGCGTGCGCGAAGCGATTGCGCTGACGGGCATCGATCCGCACCGGCTCGTGTTCGAAATCACGGAAAGCCTGCTGATGCACGACCCGCTGCACGCGACCACGCTGCTCGAAGAACTGACGGGACTAGGCATCCGCTTCGCCGTCGACGATTTCGGCACCGGCTATTCGAGTCTTGCGTATCTGCAACGCTTTCCGCTCGCCAAATTGAAAATCGACCGGAGTTTTGTCGAGAATCTGCTAACCTCGCGCAACGATCAGGCGATCGTCAGCGCCGTCGTAGGTCTCGCGCAGACGCTCGACCTCGAACTCGTCGCCGAAGGCGTCGAAACGGAAGAACAACGCGACCTGCTCACCGAGATGGGTTGCGACCACATTCAGGGCTGGCTCGTCTGCAAGGCACTGCCATCGGAAGAACTCGCGCAGCGTTTCGAGTCGCGCGCGCTTCACGTGCATGGTGAAGCGTGA
- a CDS encoding HDOD domain-containing protein, with product MLKAALLERLWARMNERGDFPMLQQSLRTTMAAMSNDDLDFSGIVQIVLSDFALTQKVLRLANSAMYMAFGGNITTVSRALMVLGMDAVGHLVVGLKIVDHFHHSAPRRIDAKLELNRTMLSGCVARKLTERGDLRQGEEAVVCTLMRQIGKLLVVFYLDAEWDQIRRQVDTGMGENEACESVLGVTFEEIGLEAATRWRLPELIRVGMTEFDPLQEDEPRQVQWLRAITNYSTEVANVLTQPHLPESQRDVRIAELAQRYSRTLNTDPDVLVDMSLTLAEEETRDGLMREIFELRANADAIARESVDPESCIRAGVRELQALPSDSGLAPALAMASETVLAGLQFERTVVFVRHGSGIFKASMGFGAKIDAALPKLSFATAFEPDVFHLAIANSVGIFIENARDPKMHARLPDWYRRAFDGVHSFVLLPVVLENKSTVALLYGDWAHHDLPRRISQREMAALNELARELGRFFAYAPVSELETL from the coding sequence ATGCTAAAGGCTGCGCTGCTTGAACGGCTCTGGGCTCGCATGAACGAGCGCGGCGATTTTCCGATGCTGCAGCAGTCGCTTCGCACAACGATGGCCGCGATGAGCAATGACGACCTCGATTTCAGCGGGATCGTCCAGATTGTGCTCTCCGACTTCGCGCTGACCCAGAAGGTACTGCGTCTCGCGAATTCGGCGATGTACATGGCGTTCGGCGGCAACATCACCACCGTCTCGCGCGCGCTCATGGTGCTCGGCATGGATGCCGTCGGACACCTCGTCGTCGGCCTGAAGATCGTCGATCACTTTCATCACAGCGCGCCGCGCCGTATCGATGCGAAGCTCGAACTCAACCGCACCATGCTGTCCGGCTGCGTCGCGCGCAAGCTCACCGAGCGCGGCGATCTGCGCCAGGGCGAAGAAGCTGTTGTCTGCACGCTGATGCGCCAGATCGGCAAACTGCTCGTCGTGTTCTATCTCGATGCCGAGTGGGATCAGATTCGCCGTCAGGTCGACACGGGCATGGGCGAGAACGAAGCCTGCGAGAGCGTACTCGGCGTGACGTTCGAAGAAATCGGTCTTGAAGCGGCGACGCGCTGGCGTCTGCCCGAACTGATCCGCGTCGGCATGACCGAGTTCGATCCGCTGCAGGAAGACGAGCCGCGCCAGGTGCAATGGCTGCGCGCGATCACGAACTACTCGACGGAAGTCGCGAACGTGCTGACGCAGCCGCATCTGCCCGAGTCGCAGCGCGACGTGCGCATAGCGGAACTCGCGCAGCGCTACAGCCGCACGCTCAACACCGATCCCGACGTGCTCGTCGACATGAGCCTCACGCTCGCCGAAGAAGAAACCCGCGACGGCTTGATGCGCGAGATCTTCGAACTGCGCGCGAACGCCGATGCAATCGCGCGCGAGTCGGTCGATCCCGAATCGTGCATCCGCGCGGGCGTCCGCGAATTGCAGGCTTTGCCGAGCGACAGCGGACTCGCGCCCGCGCTCGCGATGGCCTCGGAAACAGTGCTCGCGGGGCTGCAGTTCGAGCGCACGGTCGTGTTCGTGCGACATGGCAGCGGCATCTTCAAGGCATCGATGGGATTCGGCGCGAAGATCGATGCGGCGCTGCCCAAGCTGAGCTTCGCGACGGCCTTCGAGCCCGACGTGTTCCATCTCGCGATTGCGAACTCCGTCGGCATCTTCATCGAAAACGCGCGCGATCCGAAAATGCACGCGCGTCTGCCGGACTGGTATCGCCGCGCGTTCGACGGCGTGCATTCGTTCGTGCTGTTGCCCGTTGTGCTGGAGAACAAGTCGACGGTCGCCCTGCTCTATGGAGACTGGGCGCATCACGATCTGCCGCGCCGCATTTCGCAGCGGGAAATGGCCGCGCTCAACGAACTGGCACGCGAGTTGGGCAGGTTCTTTGCCTATGCGCCCGTGAGCGAGCTGGAGACGCTTTAA
- a CDS encoding EAL and HDOD domain-containing protein, with the protein MTTTAVADERLAEGVPGIQPGIQPGTTQDARANVSFARQPILNRDNMLCAFELKLYQAPVAEPAEAAEDGESEQPKAGPSAAELFIKTVLQHDVRAALANHPGYLPITRELLFDEAIRSLPAERFMFQLSPDIVADDTLIARLVELHGRRYRFVIDNVAQADETFARLLPYVDAVKIDMNRIPQAMLPKFASVLKSAGKLLIAMGVESQEVFEQALSLGFDRFQGYYFAHPQGAAARKVSAPRHALLNLLQLLGGEPTVAQLEAELKLNPVLVMHLMRLANSSGLAMGRKVTTLREAINATGTNRIARWTQLLLYADGRKVALEDDPLLQLAATRARFMELAVEHLPEAGRDEADAAFLTGVFSFVDSVFGGSLEHTLNVLALSKPIRDAILLREGALGKLLTLIEALERGAWAEIESACAQLEGLQVSDIAQMGLVAAAWAGIADRSAEATGLERIED; encoded by the coding sequence ATGACCACCACCGCAGTCGCAGACGAACGCCTGGCAGAAGGCGTTCCGGGCATTCAGCCAGGCATTCAACCAGGCACTACGCAGGACGCTCGCGCAAACGTTTCGTTTGCCCGTCAGCCCATCCTGAACCGCGACAACATGCTGTGCGCGTTCGAACTCAAGCTGTATCAAGCGCCAGTGGCTGAACCCGCCGAAGCCGCAGAAGACGGGGAAAGCGAGCAGCCGAAAGCCGGCCCGAGCGCCGCCGAACTCTTCATCAAGACGGTCTTGCAGCACGACGTGCGCGCGGCGCTCGCCAATCATCCGGGCTATCTTCCCATCACGCGTGAACTGCTATTCGACGAGGCCATCCGCAGTCTGCCCGCCGAGCGCTTCATGTTCCAGTTGTCGCCCGACATCGTCGCCGACGACACACTGATCGCGCGCCTTGTCGAGTTGCACGGCCGCCGTTATCGCTTCGTGATCGACAACGTCGCGCAAGCCGATGAAACCTTCGCGCGTCTGCTGCCATACGTCGATGCCGTGAAGATCGACATGAACCGCATCCCGCAGGCGATGCTGCCCAAGTTCGCGAGCGTGCTGAAGTCGGCGGGCAAGCTGCTGATCGCGATGGGCGTCGAGTCGCAGGAAGTGTTCGAACAGGCGCTCAGTCTCGGCTTCGACCGCTTTCAGGGTTATTACTTCGCGCATCCGCAGGGCGCCGCCGCCCGCAAGGTCAGCGCGCCGCGTCATGCGCTGCTGAACCTGCTGCAACTGCTCGGCGGCGAGCCGACCGTCGCGCAGCTCGAAGCGGAACTGAAGCTGAATCCGGTGCTCGTGATGCATCTGATGCGCCTCGCCAATTCGAGCGGTCTCGCGATGGGCCGCAAGGTCACGACGTTGCGCGAAGCGATCAACGCGACGGGCACGAACCGCATCGCGCGCTGGACGCAACTGCTGCTGTACGCGGACGGCCGCAAGGTCGCGCTCGAAGACGATCCGCTGCTGCAACTCGCCGCGACGCGCGCGCGTTTCATGGAACTGGCCGTCGAACATCTGCCCGAAGCCGGTCGCGACGAAGCCGATGCAGCCTTTCTGACAGGCGTGTTCTCGTTCGTCGATTCGGTGTTCGGCGGCTCGCTCGAACATACGCTCAATGTGCTGGCGCTGTCCAAGCCGATCCGCGATGCGATCCTGCTGCGCGAAGGCGCGCTCGGCAAGTTGCTCACGCTGATCGAAGCGCTCGAGCGCGGCGCATGGGCGGAAATTGAAAGCGCGTGTGCGCAGCTCGAAGGTCTGCAAGTCAGCGATATCGCGCAGATGGGGCTCGTCGCCGCCGCATGGGCCGGCATCGCCGATCGCAGCGCGGAGGCGACGGGGCTGGAGCGGATCGAAGACTGA
- a CDS encoding ABC transporter substrate-binding protein has protein sequence MKMNWQKTLTLAALAGAAITATTTATASEIKEIRFGVEASYAPFESKSPAGDLQGFDIDIGNAVCAKLKTRCVWVENSFDGLIPALQARKFSAINSDMSITDQRRAVIDFTDPIYVIPNQMIAKKGSGLQPTPASLKGKHVGVLQGTIQETYAKAKWAPNGVDVIPYQTQDQVYADLVAGRLDASFQDAEAASKGFLKKSQGAGFEFAGPAVSDEKLLGSGVGFGLRKGDAQLKGAVNQALKELKADGTIDRLAAKYFDVKVVLK, from the coding sequence ATGAAAATGAATTGGCAGAAGACGCTAACGCTCGCAGCACTGGCCGGCGCAGCCATAACAGCAACAACAACAGCAACAGCCTCCGAAATCAAGGAAATCCGCTTCGGCGTCGAAGCGTCCTACGCTCCCTTCGAATCGAAGTCGCCCGCCGGCGATCTGCAAGGCTTCGACATCGATATCGGCAACGCCGTCTGCGCCAAGCTCAAGACCCGATGCGTGTGGGTCGAGAATTCGTTCGACGGCCTCATCCCCGCGCTGCAAGCCCGCAAGTTCAGCGCGATCAACTCGGATATGTCGATCACCGATCAGCGCCGCGCCGTTATCGACTTCACCGATCCCATCTACGTGATTCCCAACCAGATGATCGCGAAGAAGGGCAGCGGCCTGCAGCCGACGCCCGCTTCGCTCAAGGGCAAGCACGTCGGCGTGCTGCAAGGCACGATCCAGGAAACCTACGCGAAAGCGAAGTGGGCGCCGAACGGCGTCGACGTGATCCCGTATCAGACGCAGGATCAGGTCTACGCGGACCTCGTCGCGGGTCGCCTCGATGCGTCGTTCCAGGATGCGGAAGCGGCATCGAAGGGCTTCCTCAAGAAGTCGCAAGGCGCAGGCTTCGAATTTGCCGGCCCGGCTGTCTCCGACGAGAAGCTGCTCGGTTCGGGCGTCGGCTTCGGTCTTCGCAAGGGCGACGCGCAGCTGAAGGGCGCCGTCAACCAGGCGCTCAAGGAACTGAAGGCGGACGGCACGATCGATCGCCTCGCCGCAAAGTACTTCGACGTGAAGGTCGTGCTCAAGTAA
- the astE gene encoding succinylglutamate desuccinylase: MTSSADTSMMLDDFLGFTLAGKQPADDAREGVCANGVRWTWIDDGVLQFEPASELASPSHGEVRSVLASAGIHGDETAPIELLSFLVRDIANGSAALACRLLVILGNVQAMRDSCRYIDDDLNRLFSGRHAQLPASHEAPRAAALERIAVRFFADAADAPGARWHVDMHTAIRASVFEQFALLPHTGEPLSRAMFEWLRDARIAAVLLHTTKGNTYSHFTAEACGADACTLELGKVRAFGENDLSRFASADSALRLLIADGQGDASLALPRVFTVIDQITKQSDSFELLFANDVANFTAFGRDTVLARDGEYRYVVRHDEERIVFPNATVKPGLRAGLLVVETTDECHRSLT; the protein is encoded by the coding sequence ATGACTTCCAGCGCTGATACGTCGATGATGCTCGACGATTTTCTCGGGTTCACGCTGGCTGGTAAGCAGCCAGCCGACGATGCGCGCGAGGGCGTGTGCGCGAACGGCGTGCGCTGGACGTGGATCGACGATGGCGTGTTGCAGTTCGAGCCTGCTTCTGAGCTTGCTTCTCCATCGCACGGCGAGGTGCGCAGCGTGCTCGCGTCGGCGGGTATTCATGGCGACGAAACGGCGCCCATCGAGCTGCTGTCGTTTCTCGTGCGGGACATCGCGAACGGGAGCGCTGCGCTTGCTTGCCGGTTGCTGGTGATTCTCGGCAACGTGCAGGCGATGCGCGACTCGTGCCGCTACATCGACGACGATCTGAACCGGCTGTTCAGCGGGCGTCATGCGCAGTTGCCTGCGAGCCATGAGGCGCCGCGGGCTGCGGCGCTGGAGCGGATCGCTGTGCGGTTCTTTGCCGATGCAGCGGATGCGCCGGGTGCGCGTTGGCATGTCGATATGCACACGGCGATCCGCGCGTCCGTGTTCGAACAGTTTGCGCTGCTGCCGCATACGGGTGAGCCGCTGTCGCGTGCGATGTTCGAGTGGTTGCGGGATGCGCGGATTGCGGCTGTTCTCTTGCATACTACGAAGGGCAACACGTATTCGCATTTCACCGCCGAGGCGTGTGGTGCCGATGCGTGCACGCTGGAACTCGGGAAAGTTCGTGCTTTTGGCGAGAACGACCTTTCGCGGTTTGCTTCGGCTGATTCTGCGTTGCGGCTTTTGATTGCCGACGGGCAGGGCGATGCTTCTCTGGCGTTGCCGCGCGTGTTTACCGTCATCGATCAGATCACCAAGCAGAGTGATTCGTTCGAGTTGCTGTTTGCTAATGATGTTGCCAATTTCACTGCTTTTGGGCGCGATACTGTTCTCGCACGGGACGGGGAGTATCGGTATGTCGTGCGGCATGATGAGGAGCGCATCGTGTTTCCTAATGCGACTGTGAAGCCTGGATTGCGGGCGGGGTTGCTTGTTGTTGAAACTACTGATGAGTGTCATCGGTCGTTGACGTAG
- the astB gene encoding N-succinylarginine dihydrolase, protein MQATEANFDGLVGPTHNYAGLSFGNVASQSNDKSIANPKMAAKQGLRKMKQLADLGFKQGVLPPQERPSMRLLRELGFSGDEASVIERVAKNAPELLAAASSASAMWTANAATVSPSADTQDGRVHFTPANLTSKLHRAIEHESTRRTLRAMFADPSHFVVHEALPGTPALGDEGAANHTRFCAEYGAKGVEFFVYGRSEYRRGPEPKRYPARQTFEASRAVAHRHGLSDEATVYAQQTPEVIDAGVFHNDVIAVGNARTLFCHQLAFVDQKAVYDELRAKMAKLNGEFNVIEVPDAQVSVADAVTSYLFNSQLLLRGDGKQVLVVPQECRENPRVAAYLDELAQSTAPIDDVLVFDLRESMKNGGGPACLRLRVVLNEAERGAVTPGVWIDDMLFARLDGWIETHYRDRLAPADLADPKLLNESRTALDELTQILGLGSLYDFQR, encoded by the coding sequence ATGCAAGCCACTGAAGCCAATTTCGACGGACTCGTCGGACCGACTCACAACTATGCAGGGCTGTCGTTCGGCAACGTCGCGTCGCAGAGCAACGACAAGTCCATCGCGAATCCGAAGATGGCCGCGAAGCAGGGGTTGCGCAAGATGAAGCAGCTCGCGGACCTCGGTTTCAAACAGGGCGTGCTGCCGCCGCAGGAGCGTCCGTCGATGCGCCTGTTGCGCGAACTCGGCTTTTCCGGCGACGAAGCGAGCGTGATCGAACGCGTGGCGAAGAACGCGCCCGAACTGCTCGCGGCCGCGAGTTCCGCGTCGGCGATGTGGACGGCGAATGCGGCCACAGTGAGCCCTTCAGCGGACACGCAGGATGGCCGCGTGCACTTCACGCCCGCCAACCTGACAAGCAAGCTGCATCGCGCGATCGAGCATGAATCGACGCGCCGCACGTTGCGCGCGATGTTCGCGGACCCGTCGCACTTCGTCGTGCACGAGGCGCTGCCCGGCACGCCCGCACTCGGCGACGAAGGCGCGGCGAATCACACGCGTTTTTGCGCAGAGTATGGCGCGAAGGGCGTCGAGTTCTTCGTGTATGGACGCAGCGAATATCGGCGCGGACCGGAGCCGAAGCGTTATCCCGCGCGTCAGACGTTCGAGGCGAGCCGCGCCGTCGCGCATCGTCATGGCCTCTCCGACGAGGCAACCGTGTACGCGCAGCAGACGCCGGAAGTGATCGACGCAGGCGTGTTTCATAACGACGTGATCGCTGTCGGTAATGCGCGCACGCTGTTTTGTCATCAGTTGGCGTTTGTCGATCAGAAGGCCGTGTACGACGAACTGCGCGCGAAAATGGCGAAGCTCAACGGCGAGTTCAACGTGATCGAAGTACCGGACGCGCAGGTGAGTGTCGCCGATGCCGTGACGTCGTATCTGTTCAACAGCCAGCTGCTGTTGCGCGGCGACGGCAAGCAGGTGCTGGTCGTGCCGCAGGAGTGTCGCGAGAATCCGCGAGTGGCGGCGTACCTCGATGAACTTGCGCAAAGCACGGCGCCTATCGATGACGTGCTGGTTTTCGATCTGCGCGAGAGCATGAAGAACGGCGGCGGCCCGGCGTGCTTGCGGCTGCGCGTCGTGCTGAACGAGGCGGAGCGCGGCGCGGTGACGCCGGGCGTGTGGATCGACGACATGCTGTTCGCGCGGCTGGACGGATGGATCGAGACGCACTATCGCGATCGCCTCGCGCCTGCCGATCTCGCCGATCCGAAGTTGCTGAACGAGTCGCGCACGGCGCTCGATGAATTGACGCAGATTCTCGGCCTGGGTTCGCTGTATGACTTCCAGCGCTGA